In the genome of Vicia villosa cultivar HV-30 ecotype Madison, WI linkage group LG7, Vvil1.0, whole genome shotgun sequence, one region contains:
- the LOC131619446 gene encoding uncharacterized protein LOC131619446, which produces MDEIPMVPWRFLLHRNLARPRALFTTWMLCHGRLPTKDRLTRFGFIQDSICSLCHNAPESNDHLFFNCRIVKDIWQAILDWIEITHVPQDWSVELHWILLNISKKGWKAKILKLAFSEAIYGLWQLQNAIVFYSHHKKNTISLIVNSITYRGWKYKSIRKHFARFMM; this is translated from the coding sequence ATGGATGAGATTCCTATGGTGCCATGGAGATTTCTGCTGCATAGGAATTTAGCTAGACCACGGGCGCTGTTCACCACTTGGATGTTGTGCCATGGGAGACTCCCAACCAAAGACCGACTCACCAGATTTGGCTTTATCCAGGATTCCATCTGTAGTTTATGTCATAATGCTCCCGAATCCAATGATCACCTTTTCTTTAACTGCAGGATTGTGAAGGATATTTGGCAAGCTATTCTTGATTGGATAGAGATTACACATGTTCCGCAGGATTGGTCTGTAGAGTTGCACTGGATACTCCTCAATATTAGCAAGAAGGGTTGGAAAGCAAAAATTCTGAAGCTTGCTTTCTCTGAAGCGATTTATGGATTATGGCAGCTACAGAAtgctattgttttttattctcacCATAAGAAAAACACTATTAGTTTAATTGTTAATAGTATCACTTATAGAGGGTGGAAGTATAAAAGCATTAGGAAACACTTCGCTAGATTTATGATGTAG